Proteins from a genomic interval of Polaribacter sejongensis:
- a CDS encoding Ig-like domain-containing protein, whose translation MATPQKHTRTTLCKSGNVFLSLLKTKTTTGLKLLLFASFLFFSNSKTFSQTEVVNTSTVESGSYTVSGGPKQISFLISGGNGGNGTNTFGGNGANATAIYNLNNGDVIRYLVAEGGGGGNQGGGGGSTGIYINSTLALVAGGGGGGDNSTNAVGLGANSTTNGRNGTNTNNNTPLGGSGGINGNGGTSNSRSGGGGGIEQNGNNGSESNGGSKILTLYTLALGGTTSTNGGNGGRGLTGGGAGGSNYAGGGAGYSGGGAAGFQGSGGGGGSYVNTTLATYVSSTITGGLNGAATGASQTNGANGSVKITILKDTDGDGIADVNDDDSDNDGILDIVECPNFSFSKDLIISNANAGYLTVVGGGAAGSSLVTDAGPNNNETGLRYIDQSSGVTYYRLNTQGKDHTYIDGNNLIFRIFTEDPGEPFFGGTTDVRIGSGTTQYTIDLTEAPYGVTAPSTITPVVTDFTITVPLTADNFGISQAQFNAVISSLDYIDIRAEFYAGARGVVESELIPLENDPCDDDNDGIPNIFDLDSDGDGCFDALEGTGNITANQLTSTGAIDYVNQGGVTAQGVPNAVVNGTSVGQGIGTSQNKDIQSPECNTDVNTENDINQTPKDMPVDGALLTNDENVTSVTSVIINGTATAVPTGTTGITINNVPGVDENGVAVANAGSITIKDDGTYTFTPTTGFTGTINPITYTGEGANNETDTATLNIEVVPNILPSGNNPPTAQDDVATTELNTTVNSTMLSNDSDPDGDNLTVTSNDVTIDTATTVAGVDENGVAVTNAGSLTLNDDGTYEFVPATGFTGTINDITYTVSDGNGGTDTAILNLNVISNFGNNTFANDDANSAPQGTTMNGNVLTNDFDPDLGDTQTVNSASVNGTTINIGTPTVIAGVGSLTLNSNGSYTFVPLDTFRGTIPVKYEICDTGSPQKCDEATLYLTSIPTDVTAENDINQTPKDTTVDGDLLTNDEGITSIKATGFVLGTPTTVSGVDENGTVVANAGLLTLNENGTYSFTPTTGFTGTIDPVTYLGTGAGIGTDSATLSIEVLPNIQPAGNNPPTAQNDVNTTELNTTLNSTILSNDSDPDGDTITITEATTTNEAGVVSPFTLGTAKTVSGIDENGVAVANAGTVKVNADGTYEFIPANNFTGTINDITYTVSDGNGGTDTSILSLDVIPNYGNNTFANDDANSAPQGTTMNGDVVTNDFDPEGNTQTVTTASALVGTTSTPITIGTETTIPNVGKLTLNAIGTYTFVPDTDFVGTVPVTYTKCDTVTSPTVQACDQATLYLTSIPADVTAENDINQTPQDTTVDGQLITNDQGVTSVTATGFTLGTAKQVSGVDNNGNVVANAGSLTINADGTYTFVPAAGFTGTIDPVTYTGKGAGNGTDTATLSIEVLPNIQPAGNNPPTTQNDVNTTELNTDVTSTVLSNDSDPDTGDIITITEATTTNEAGVVSSFTLGTAKTVSGIDENGVAVANAGTVKVNAVGTYEFIPANNFTGTINDITYTVSDGNGGTDTAILNLNVIPNYGNNTFANDDANSAPQGTTMDGDVVTNDFDPEGNTQTVTTASATFNGTTTAITVGTKTTIPNVGDLTLNADGTYTFVPDADFVGTVPVTYTKCDTVTSPTVQACDQANLYLTSIPADVTAENDINQTPQDTTVNGQLIINDQGVTTVTATGFTLGTAKQVAGVDNNGNVVANAGSLTINADGTYTFVPAAGFKGTINPVTYTGENAGGATDTATLSIEILPNIQPAGNNPPTAQNDVSTTELNTVVSSTILTNDSDPDTGDTITVTGFTTNVTTNSGATSTPTTVTTFPVTGQTVSGLDKNGNPVDVAGTINFDVNGEYTFTPATGFTGTVNDITYTITDIDGETDTAILNLDVIPNYGNNTFANDDANSAPQGTTMNGDVVTNDFDPEGNTQTVTTASATFNGTTTEITVGTETTIPNVGKLTLNADGTYTFVPETNFVGTVPVTYSVCDNGTPQVCDEATLYLTSIPDDVIAENDINQTPQDTPVDGQLITNDQGVTSVTATGFTLGTAKQVAGVHDNGTAVANAGSLTINADGTYTFIPAAGFTGTIDPVTYTGTGDGTPIDTAILSIEVIPNINIETGANNPPTAQNDVATTEINTTVSSNLFNNDSDPDGDAITVTSATFTRTGTTNLENITVGSQIEIFGINENGNSVPAGNITIEANGDYTYSSTLTFVGTLEPITYTISDGNGGTNTAILSINVINNFGNNTFANDDANSAQQGTTMNGNVVTNDFDPEGNTQTITTASATFNGTTSPVTPGTPEVISGIGSITINTDGSYTFVPEAGFTGTVPVIYNICDNGTPQACDQATLYLTSIPANIAGDVMITQVYQVGTEKWIEITNIGTTEIPANTINIQLYKDKTGDQTGVTPDVTYTVTTLLASGESVLFKNSGNGIENLRSTATIVDNVVYPQVDNLTDLEGGNDIITLSSSTGTSSWGNRYDVVSNVTNKTSVVRIDETLTPNKDYTASEWVVFIDDAILPYQPIGDETVAGDKRHPQDPLISEIESSSTEANTLLGLHRINITTSTATNNLYTNGYPDRSRSVVIDQDFEHTGNRLSARKLKVDASNTLTVTDQLLVVTNDITLDGDIRLTGTLAQLVQTHTGTSTITSTITGDMGKLLIDQNSDIPSLYRYGYMSSPVNSGTNTYTIEDVLKDGTDPSNPKDITFVDGYDGSFTSTGISLADYWIYTYSPQTNGRINYVHKYEDGIINRGDGFIFKGPGKEDGQNYTFSGTPNDGDFNTIVEIGTDQDYLIGNPFPSSINTRKFIEDNLDSTTGTLYFWEHQESELGEGEGIDGHIFGGYIGGYAAINLTTSTAASSLASNNNNGTGGTGDSDDMAYKTPLPYIAIGQGFFIQGDDDGGPINFNNTQRAYVTEGAESIFFKASGKSSKTAISTNLLPIIKLGFEYKNTEELLLHNQIAISFQETNSFAFNKGYDSEVYETGKTDMYFKFPNDDTNYVIAGVQEISNELEVPLELVVDYSGQVNVMVDEIQNVDRDIYITDKLTNTSYNVKQGKATLTLEKGVYTDRFVLAFKDASVLSVEDDILEGYTSIYADNENNNIVISKNQDIEINKVELFDILGKKVSLWNIKEQKSTYQLDIKKQIPTGIYIVKMRTNKGDTNKKVIIE comes from the coding sequence ATGGCTACCCCTCAAAAACACACAAGGACAACTCTTTGTAAGTCTGGTAATGTTTTTCTTTCATTGCTAAAGACCAAAACAACAACTGGTTTAAAACTACTACTTTTTGCTAGTTTCTTATTTTTCTCAAATTCAAAAACATTTTCTCAAACCGAAGTTGTAAATACTTCTACAGTGGAATCTGGTTCTTACACCGTTTCTGGCGGACCAAAACAAATATCTTTTCTTATCTCTGGAGGTAATGGTGGAAACGGAACCAATACTTTTGGTGGTAATGGAGCTAATGCTACTGCAATCTATAATCTTAATAATGGAGATGTTATAAGATATTTAGTAGCAGAAGGCGGTGGTGGTGGTAACCAAGGTGGTGGTGGTGGTAGTACTGGTATATACATTAACAGCACTTTAGCACTTGTTGCTGGTGGAGGTGGTGGTGGTGATAATTCTACTAATGCAGTTGGCTTAGGAGCCAATAGTACTACAAACGGACGTAATGGGACTAATACTAACAACAACACTCCTTTAGGAGGTAGTGGTGGTATTAATGGTAATGGAGGTACATCGAATTCGCGTAGTGGTGGTGGTGGTGGAATAGAACAAAATGGAAATAATGGAAGTGAAAGTAACGGTGGAAGTAAAATTTTAACACTTTATACTTTAGCTTTAGGAGGTACTACATCAACAAACGGTGGTAATGGAGGTAGAGGACTTACTGGTGGTGGAGCTGGTGGATCAAATTACGCTGGTGGTGGTGCTGGCTACTCTGGTGGTGGTGCTGCTGGTTTTCAGGGTTCTGGTGGTGGTGGTGGTTCTTATGTGAATACTACCCTTGCTACTTATGTTAGTAGTACAATTACTGGTGGTCTAAATGGTGCAGCTACTGGTGCATCACAAACAAATGGAGCTAATGGTAGTGTGAAAATAACAATTTTAAAAGATACGGATGGTGATGGTATTGCAGATGTTAACGATGATGACAGTGATAATGATGGCATTTTAGATATTGTTGAATGCCCTAACTTTAGCTTTAGCAAAGATTTAATTATATCTAATGCAAACGCAGGCTACTTAACAGTAGTCGGTGGTGGTGCTGCTGGTAGCTCTTTAGTTACAGATGCAGGACCAAATAATAATGAAACTGGTTTACGATACATTGACCAATCAAGTGGTGTAACTTACTATAGGTTAAACACACAAGGTAAAGACCACACATATATAGATGGTAATAACTTAATTTTTAGAATTTTTACAGAAGACCCTGGTGAACCTTTTTTCGGAGGAACTACAGATGTTCGCATAGGTAGTGGTACTACCCAATACACTATAGATTTAACAGAAGCTCCTTACGGAGTAACAGCTCCTTCTACAATAACTCCTGTTGTAACAGATTTTACAATTACAGTGCCTTTGACAGCTGATAATTTTGGAATATCACAAGCTCAGTTTAATGCTGTTATTTCATCTTTAGATTATATAGATATTAGAGCCGAATTTTACGCGGGAGCAAGAGGTGTTGTAGAAAGTGAACTTATTCCTCTTGAAAATGATCCTTGTGATGATGATAATGATGGAATACCAAATATTTTTGATTTAGATAGTGACGGTGACGGTTGTTTTGATGCTTTAGAAGGAACGGGAAACATTACAGCAAATCAATTAACAAGTACTGGTGCAATAGATTACGTTAACCAAGGTGGTGTAACTGCACAAGGAGTTCCTAATGCAGTTGTAAATGGTACATCTGTAGGTCAAGGAATTGGTACATCTCAAAATAAAGATATTCAAAGTCCAGAATGTAATACTGATGTAAATACAGAAAATGATATCAATCAAACACCAAAAGACATGCCTGTTGATGGTGCATTATTAACTAATGATGAAAATGTAACAAGTGTAACTTCTGTTATTATAAATGGGACTGCAACTGCTGTTCCTACAGGAACTACAGGAATAACTATTAATAACGTGCCTGGTGTAGATGAAAATGGTGTTGCCGTTGCAAATGCAGGTTCAATTACTATTAAAGACGATGGTACATATACCTTTACTCCTACTACAGGATTTACAGGTACAATTAATCCAATAACCTATACCGGAGAAGGAGCTAACAATGAAACAGATACAGCTACTTTAAATATTGAAGTAGTACCAAACATTTTGCCTAGCGGTAATAATCCGCCAACAGCACAAGATGATGTAGCTACTACAGAATTAAATACAACTGTAAACTCTACAATGCTTTCTAATGATTCTGATCCTGATGGAGATAATTTAACAGTTACTTCTAATGATGTAACAATTGATACTGCTACAACAGTTGCTGGTGTTGATGAGAATGGAGTTGCCGTTACAAATGCAGGTTCACTTACATTAAACGATGATGGAACTTATGAGTTTGTTCCTGCAACAGGATTTACAGGTACAATAAACGATATTACATATACAGTTTCTGATGGAAACGGTGGTACAGATACTGCTATTTTAAACTTAAATGTAATTTCTAATTTTGGAAACAATACGTTTGCTAATGATGATGCAAATTCTGCTCCGCAAGGAACTACAATGAATGGTAATGTGTTGACTAATGATTTTGATCCAGATTTAGGCGATACACAAACGGTAAATTCAGCTTCAGTAAACGGAACAACCATAAATATTGGTACGCCTACTGTAATTGCAGGTGTAGGTTCTTTAACTTTAAATTCAAATGGATCTTATACATTTGTGCCATTAGATACTTTTAGAGGAACAATACCTGTAAAATATGAGATATGCGATACCGGATCACCTCAAAAATGTGATGAAGCTACTTTATATTTAACCTCTATTCCTACAGATGTTACTGCAGAGAATGATATCAATCAAACACCGAAAGACACAACTGTTGATGGAGATTTATTAACTAATGACGAAGGTATTACAAGTATAAAAGCTACTGGATTTGTTTTAGGGACACCTACAACAGTTTCTGGTGTAGATGAAAACGGAACTGTAGTTGCAAACGCAGGTTTATTAACTCTTAATGAAAACGGAACATACAGCTTTACTCCTACTACAGGTTTTACAGGAACAATTGACCCTGTAACTTATTTAGGAACTGGAGCAGGTATTGGAACAGATAGCGCTACCTTATCTATTGAAGTATTACCTAATATTCAGCCAGCGGGTAACAATCCGCCAACAGCACAGAACGATGTAAATACTACAGAGTTAAATACAACTTTAAACTCTACAATACTTTCTAATGATTCTGATCCTGATGGAGATACAATAACTATTACCGAAGCTACAACGACTAATGAAGCTGGAGTAGTTAGTCCTTTTACCTTAGGAACTGCTAAAACGGTTTCTGGTATTGATGAAAATGGAGTTGCTGTTGCAAATGCTGGTACTGTTAAAGTAAATGCAGATGGAACTTATGAGTTTATTCCTGCTAACAATTTTACAGGTACAATAAACGATATTACATACACAGTTTCTGATGGAAACGGTGGTACAGATACTTCTATTTTAAGCTTAGATGTAATTCCTAATTACGGAAACAACACCTTTGCTAATGATGATGCTAATTCTGCTCCACAAGGAACAACAATGAATGGTGATGTTGTTACAAATGACTTTGATCCAGAAGGAAATACACAAACAGTTACTACTGCTTCTGCTTTAGTAGGAACAACTTCAACTCCAATTACTATTGGTACAGAAACAACGATTCCTAATGTTGGGAAATTAACACTTAATGCAATTGGAACTTATACATTTGTTCCTGATACTGATTTTGTTGGTACAGTGCCTGTAACATACACTAAATGTGATACCGTTACCTCGCCAACAGTACAAGCATGTGACCAAGCTACTTTATATTTAACTTCTATTCCTGCTGATGTTACTGCAGAGAATGATATCAATCAAACTCCGCAAGACACAACTGTTGATGGTCAATTAATAACAAACGACCAAGGTGTAACAAGTGTTACCGCAACAGGATTTACTTTAGGAACTGCTAAACAAGTTTCTGGTGTAGATAATAACGGAAATGTAGTTGCAAACGCTGGTTCTTTAACTATCAACGCAGACGGAACGTATACTTTTGTACCTGCTGCAGGGTTTACAGGAACTATTGATCCTGTTACTTATACTGGAAAAGGAGCAGGTAATGGCACTGACACAGCTACTTTATCTATTGAAGTATTACCTAACATTCAGCCAGCTGGTAACAATCCGCCAACGACACAGAATGATGTAAATACTACAGAGTTAAATACAGATGTAACTTCAACAGTACTTTCTAACGATTCTGACCCTGATACAGGTGATATAATAACTATTACCGAAGCTACAACGACTAATGAAGCTGGAGTAGTTAGTTCTTTTACCTTAGGAACTGCTAAAACGGTTTCTGGTATTGATGAAAATGGAGTTGCTGTTGCAAATGCTGGTACTGTTAAAGTAAATGCAGTTGGAACTTATGAGTTTATTCCTGCTAACAATTTTACAGGTACAATAAACGATATTACATATACAGTTTCTGATGGAAACGGTGGTACAGATACTGCTATTCTTAACTTAAATGTAATTCCTAATTACGGAAACAATACGTTTGCTAATGATGATGCTAATTCTGCTCCGCAAGGAACTACAATGGATGGTGATGTTGTTACAAATGACTTTGACCCAGAAGGGAATACACAAACAGTTACTACGGCTTCTGCTACTTTTAACGGTACAACAACAGCAATTACTGTTGGTACAAAAACAACGATTCCTAATGTTGGGGATTTAACATTAAACGCAGATGGAACATATACCTTTGTACCTGATGCTGACTTTGTAGGAACAGTACCTGTAACATACACTAAATGTGATACCGTTACCTCGCCAACAGTACAAGCATGTGACCAAGCTAATTTATATTTAACGTCTATTCCTGCTGATGTTACTGCTGAAAATGATATCAATCAAACTCCGCAAGACACTACTGTTAATGGTCAATTAATAATAAACGACCAAGGTGTAACAACTGTTACTGCAACAGGATTTACTTTAGGAACTGCTAAACAAGTTGCTGGTGTAGATAATAACGGAAATGTAGTTGCAAACGCTGGTTCTTTAACTATCAACGCAGACGGAACATATACTTTTGTACCTGCTGCAGGTTTTAAAGGAACTATTAATCCTGTAACATATACAGGTGAGAATGCTGGTGGTGCAACAGATACGGCTACTTTATCTATTGAAATATTACCTAATATTCAGCCAGCCGGTAACAATCCGCCAACGGCGCAGAATGATGTAAGCACTACAGAATTAAATACTGTTGTAAGTTCTACAATACTTACCAATGATTCTGATCCTGATACAGGTGATACGATTACTGTAACTGGTTTTACAACCAACGTAACAACCAATTCTGGTGCTACGAGTACTCCAACTACTGTTACTACGTTTCCTGTTACAGGACAAACTGTTTCCGGATTAGATAAAAACGGGAACCCAGTAGATGTAGCTGGTACTATTAACTTCGATGTAAATGGAGAATATACCTTTACGCCTGCTACTGGTTTTACAGGAACTGTAAACGATATTACATACACAATTACAGATATTGATGGAGAAACAGATACCGCTATTCTTAACTTAGATGTGATTCCTAACTACGGAAACAATACGTTTGCTAATGACGATGCCAATTCTGCTCCGCAAGGAACTACAATGAATGGTGATGTTGTTACAAATGACTTTGACCCAGAAGGGAATACACAAACAGTTACTACGGCTTCTGCTACTTTTAACGGTACAACAACAGAAATAACTGTTGGTACAGAAACAACGATTCCTAATGTAGGTAAGTTAACATTAAACGCAGATGGGACATATACCTTTGTTCCTGAGACTAATTTTGTGGGAACAGTCCCTGTAACATACAGTGTATGTGATAATGGAACTCCACAAGTATGTGATGAAGCTACTTTGTATTTAACGTCTATTCCTGATGATGTAATTGCAGAGAATGATATCAATCAAACTCCGCAAGACACACCTGTTGATGGTCAATTAATAACAAACGACCAAGGTGTAACAAGTGTTACTGCAACAGGATTTACTTTAGGAACTGCTAAACAAGTTGCTGGTGTACATGATAACGGTACTGCAGTTGCAAACGCTGGTTCTTTAACTATTAATGCAGACGGAACGTATACTTTTATACCTGCTGCAGGATTTACAGGAACTATTGATCCTGTTACTTATACTGGAACAGGTGATGGAACACCGATTGACACAGCAATATTATCTATTGAAGTAATTCCGAACATTAACATTGAAACAGGCGCTAATAATCCGCCAACTGCACAAAATGACGTAGCTACTACGGAAATAAATACAACAGTAAGTTCAAACTTATTTAATAATGACAGTGATCCCGACGGTGACGCTATTACTGTAACTTCTGCAACATTTACAAGGACTGGTACTACCAATCTAGAGAATATAACAGTTGGCAGTCAAATAGAAATTTTTGGAATTAATGAAAATGGCAATTCAGTTCCTGCTGGTAATATTACAATAGAGGCTAATGGTGACTACACATATTCTTCTACGCTGACTTTTGTTGGTACTTTAGAACCTATTACGTACACCATTTCTGACGGTAATGGTGGTACTAATACAGCTATTCTTAGCATAAATGTTATTAACAATTTTGGAAACAACACGTTTGCTAATGATGATGCCAATTCTGCTCAGCAAGGAACTACAATGAATGGAAATGTTGTTACAAATGACTTTGATCCAGAAGGAAATACACAAACAATTACTACGGCTTCTGCTACTTTTAATGGTACAACAAGCCCAGTTACACCTGGTACACCAGAAGTAATCTCTGGAATTGGTTCGATAACCATAAACACAGACGGTTCTTATACTTTTGTACCTGAAGCTGGATTTACCGGAACGGTACCTGTAATTTATAATATATGTGATAATGGAACTCCACAAGCATGTGACCAAGCTACTTTATATTTAACGTCTATTCCTGCAAATATTGCTGGAGATGTTATGATTACACAAGTATATCAAGTTGGTACAGAAAAATGGATTGAAATTACAAATATTGGTACAACAGAAATTCCAGCAAATACTATAAATATTCAGCTGTATAAAGATAAAACAGGTGATCAAACAGGTGTTACTCCAGATGTTACTTATACAGTTACAACGTTATTAGCAAGTGGAGAATCTGTATTGTTTAAAAACTCTGGAAACGGTATTGAAAATTTAAGAAGCACAGCAACAATTGTAGATAATGTTGTTTACCCACAAGTAGATAACCTAACAGATCTTGAAGGAGGTAATGACATCATTACACTTTCTTCTTCAACAGGTACTTCTTCATGGGGTAATAGATACGATGTTGTTTCTAATGTTACGAACAAAACTTCTGTTGTAAGAATAGATGAAACATTAACACCTAATAAAGACTACACAGCTAGTGAATGGGTAGTATTTATAGATGATGCTATTTTACCTTATCAACCAATTGGTGATGAAACTGTTGCTGGAGACAAAAGACATCCGCAAGATCCTTTAATCTCAGAAATTGAATCTTCTAGTACAGAAGCTAATACTTTGTTAGGTTTACATAGAATTAATATTACTACTTCAACAGCTACTAACAATTTGTATACAAATGGGTATCCAGATAGATCTCGTTCTGTTGTAATTGATCAAGATTTTGAGCATACTGGTAATAGATTAAGCGCTAGAAAACTTAAAGTTGATGCAAGTAACACGTTAACAGTAACAGATCAATTGTTAGTAGTTACAAATGATATTACTTTAGATGGTGATATTCGTTTAACAGGTACTTTAGCTCAATTAGTGCAAACACACACTGGTACTAGTACAATTACAAGTACAATAACTGGTGATATGGGAAAACTTTTAATAGATCAAAACTCAGATATACCTAGTTTATATAGATATGGGTACATGAGTTCTCCTGTTAATTCAGGAACTAACACCTACACTATAGAAGATGTATTAAAAGATGGTACAGATCCAAGCAATCCAAAAGACATAACATTTGTTGATGGTTATGATGGTTCTTTTACTAGCACAGGTATTTCATTAGCAGATTACTGGATTTACACCTATTCTCCTCAAACTAATGGTAGAATAAACTATGTACATAAATATGAAGATGGTATAATAAATAGAGGTGATGGATTTATTTTTAAAGGACCTGGTAAAGAAGATGGACAAAACTATACTTTCTCAGGAACACCTAATGATGGTGATTTTAATACCATAGTTGAAATAGGTACTGATCAAGATTACTTAATTGGTAACCCTTTCCCTTCTTCTATAAATACTAGAAAATTTATAGAAGACAATCTAGACAGTACAACAGGAACTCTTTATTTCTGGGAACACCAAGAAAGTGAATTAGGTGAAGGAGAAGGAATTGATGGACATATATTTGGTGGATACATTGGTGGATATGCAGCTATAAATTTAACTACGTCTACAGCTGCTAGTTCTTTAGCTTCTAATAACAATAATGGTACAGGTGGTACAGGCGATAGCGATGATATGGCCTATAAAACACCTTTACCATACATAGCAATAGGACAAGGTTTCTTTATACAAGGTGATGACGATGGTGGACCAATTAATTTTAACAACACACAAAGAGCTTATGTTACAGAAGGTGCTGAATCTATATTTTTTAAAGCAAGTGGAAAAAGCAGTAAAACAGCAATTTCAACAAACTTATTGCCTATTATTAAATTAGGTTTTGAATATAAAAACACGGAAGAATTATTACTTCATAACCAAATAGCAATCTCTTTTCAAGAAACAAATTCTTTTGCTTTTAATAAAGGATATGACTCGGAAGTATATGAAACTGGTAAAACAGACATGTATTTTAAATTCCCTAATGATGATACAAATTATGTAATTGCTGGGGTACAAGAAATATCTAACGAGTTAGAAGTTCCTTTAGAACTAGTTGTTGATTATTCTGGACAAGTGAATGTAATGGTAGATGAAATTCAAAATGTTGATAGAGATATCTATATTACAGATAAACTGACAAATACATCTTACAATGTTAAACAAGGAAAAGCTACTTTAACTTTAGAAAAAGGAGTTTATACAGATCGCTTTGTACTTGCTTTTAAAGATGCTAGTGTACTTAGTGTAGAAGATGATATTTTAGAAGGATATACAAGTATTTATGCCGACAATGAGAATAACAATATTGTAATCTCTAAAAATCAAGATATAGAAATTAACAAAGTAGAATTGTTTGATATTCTTGGTAAAAAAGTAAGTCTTTGGAATATTAAAGAACAAAAAAGTACGTATCAATTAGATATCAAAAAACAAATACCAACGGGTATTTATATTGTAAAAATGAGAACTAATAAAGGTGATACTAACAAAAAAGTAATTATTGAATAA
- a CDS encoding CBS domain-containing protein translates to MRRDEPISTIMATNLVTLCVTDDLVTAEKLFIEHKIKHIPVVRDKEIIGMLSYYDIQTVSSAVLNEDQTSVDSYINNNFSIAQVMDKSITAIPPYTSIKDAAELLTTKGFHALPVVEDSELVGIVTTRDLVKYLVAKL, encoded by the coding sequence ATGAGAAGAGATGAGCCTATATCTACAATAATGGCAACAAATTTAGTTACCTTATGTGTTACTGATGATTTAGTTACTGCAGAAAAGTTATTTATAGAACACAAAATAAAACATATTCCGGTGGTTCGTGATAAAGAAATTATAGGAATGTTAAGTTATTATGATATTCAAACAGTAAGTTCTGCTGTTTTAAATGAAGACCAAACATCTGTAGATAGTTATATAAACAACAATTTTTCTATAGCACAAGTTATGGATAAAAGTATTACAGCAATTCCGCCATATACATCTATTAAAGATGCGGCAGAATTATTAACAACAAAAGGATTTCATGCTTTACCAGTAGTTGAAGATTCTGAACTAGTAGGTATTGTTACTACTAGAGATTTAGTGAAATATTTGGTAGCAAAATTATAG
- a CDS encoding PepSY-associated TM helix domain-containing protein: protein MKKTTSYSFRKLINDIHLWLGLASGIILFLVCLSGTILTFEHEIKDFFADDFIVEKTENKELVSTLVTNLKVAEMGFVTGVAIAADEKEPYVFNVKKDLKERRGSKVLVNPFSSEIKTVQKTSADAFLMSMFRLHRWLLLDIKIGRPIVGIATIIFLIISISGLYLWFPKKLKWRNIKQGFKIKTKANWKRINHDLHNTLGFYACIFLVIMGITGLCWSFEGYKEGLGDLIGAKIFNRSSPKLKVEKNSENKVISVDEAIQIANKTLAYKGDLSVTFPNKKSNYYSFRKTNEANFSPVTSDRLYVGSSGEVLAVDYFKDKPLNVQFASLIKPIHTGDIYGLFSKIIYFLVCLIATSLPVTGTIIWINKLKKTKKAK from the coding sequence ATGAAAAAAACAACTTCTTATTCTTTTAGAAAGTTAATAAACGATATTCATTTATGGTTGGGTTTAGCTAGTGGAATTATTTTATTTTTAGTGTGTTTAAGCGGAACAATTTTAACCTTTGAGCATGAGATAAAAGATTTTTTTGCTGATGACTTTATCGTTGAAAAAACGGAAAATAAAGAATTGGTAAGTACTTTGGTAACAAACTTAAAAGTTGCTGAAATGGGGTTTGTAACAGGAGTAGCTATTGCTGCAGATGAAAAGGAACCATATGTTTTTAACGTAAAAAAAGATTTAAAAGAGCGTCGTGGTTCTAAAGTATTAGTCAATCCTTTTTCTAGTGAAATAAAAACGGTACAAAAAACAAGTGCAGATGCTTTTTTAATGTCGATGTTTAGATTACACAGATGGCTGTTGTTAGATATTAAAATAGGAAGGCCAATTGTGGGAATTGCTACTATTATCTTTTTAATAATATCTATTTCTGGTCTTTATTTATGGTTTCCTAAAAAACTAAAATGGCGAAATATAAAACAAGGTTTTAAAATTAAAACCAAAGCAAATTGGAAACGCATAAATCACGATTTACACAATACCTTAGGTTTTTACGCATGTATATTTCTTGTAATTATGGGGATTACAGGTTTGTGTTGGTCTTTTGAAGGTTATAAAGAAGGTTTAGGAGATTTAATTGGAGCTAAAATTTTTAACCGTTCTAGTCCGAAATTGAAGGTAGAGAAGAACTCAGAAAATAAAGTAATTTCTGTTGATGAAGCAATACAAATAGCCAATAAAACGCTTGCTTATAAAGGAGATTTGTCTGTAACCTTTCCTAACAAAAAGAGTAATTACTATAGCTTTAGAAAAACCAATGAAGCTAACTTTTCTCCAGTAACATCAGATAGATTATATGTAGGTTCTTCTGGAGAAGTTTTAGCGGTAGATTATTTTAAAGACAAACCCTTAAACGTACAATTTGCATCGTTAATAAAACCAATTCATACCGGAGATATTTATGGCTTGTTTTCTAAAATAATTTATTTTTTAGTATGTTTAATCGCGACAAGTTTACCGGTTACAGGTACCATTATTTGGATAAATAAATTAAAGAAAACTAAAAAGGCTAAGTAA